One part of the Rhodococcus oxybenzonivorans genome encodes these proteins:
- the rplI gene encoding 50S ribosomal protein L9 produces MKLILTADVDNLGAPGDTVEVKDGYGRNYLLPRGLAIVASRGAEKQVEGIRRAQEARAVRGLDHAKELKAAIEGLENVSLTVKTAGDSGKLFGSVTAADVAGAIKAAGGPVVDKRSLELPKAHIKATGKHAIVVNLHPDVVAKFHLNVVAA; encoded by the coding sequence ATGAAGCTCATCCTCACCGCTGACGTGGACAACCTCGGTGCGCCTGGCGACACCGTCGAGGTCAAGGACGGCTACGGCCGTAACTACCTGCTGCCCCGCGGCCTGGCCATTGTTGCCAGCCGTGGCGCCGAGAAGCAGGTCGAGGGCATCCGTCGTGCTCAGGAAGCTCGCGCTGTGCGTGGTCTCGATCATGCCAAGGAGCTCAAGGCTGCCATCGAAGGTCTCGAGAACGTGTCGCTGACGGTCAAAACCGCCGGTGACTCGGGCAAGCTGTTCGGCTCGGTCACCGCGGCTGATGTCGCCGGTGCCATCAAGGCCGCAGGCGGACCCGTCGTCGACAAGCGCAGCCTCGAGCTGCCGAAGGCTCACATCAAGGCGACCGGCAAGCATGCCATCGTCGTGAACCTGCACCCCGACGTGGTCGCCAAGTTCCACCTGAACGTCGTCGCCGCCTAG
- the rpsR gene encoding 30S ribosomal protein S18 — translation MPKPPLRDKVMKKKVCAFCKEKNTQINYKDTTLLRKYVSDRGKIRARRVTGNCVQHQRDVAIAVKNSREVALLPYATVAR, via the coding sequence ATGCCGAAGCCGCCCTTGCGCGACAAGGTAATGAAGAAGAAGGTCTGCGCTTTCTGCAAAGAAAAAAACACGCAGATCAACTACAAGGACACGACGCTTCTGCGTAAGTACGTCAGCGACCGCGGCAAGATCCGCGCGCGCCGTGTCACCGGCAACTGCGTCCAGCACCAGCGCGACGTTGCCATTGCCGTCAAGAACTCACGTGAGGTGGCGTTGCTGCCTTACGCCACCGTGGCTCGCTAA
- a CDS encoding single-stranded DNA-binding protein: MAGDTVITVIGNLTADPELRFTPAGAAVANFTVASTPRTFDRQTNEWKDGEALFLRCNIWREAAENVAESLTRGSRVIVSGRLKQRSYETREGEKRTVVELEVDEIGPSLKYATAKVNKANRGGGGGGGFGSSGGSGGGRPQSNTGGDDPWGSAPQASGSFGGSGGGSDEPPF, from the coding sequence ATGGCAGGCGACACCGTCATCACCGTCATCGGAAACTTGACGGCTGATCCGGAGCTTCGATTCACCCCCGCGGGTGCCGCGGTCGCGAACTTCACCGTTGCGTCCACGCCCCGCACCTTCGACCGTCAGACCAATGAATGGAAAGACGGCGAAGCCCTGTTTCTGCGTTGCAACATCTGGCGCGAAGCAGCCGAGAACGTGGCGGAGAGCTTGACCCGCGGCTCGCGAGTAATCGTGAGTGGCCGGCTCAAGCAGCGCTCCTACGAAACTCGTGAAGGTGAAAAGCGCACTGTCGTCGAGCTCGAGGTCGACGAGATCGGCCCCTCGCTGAAGTACGCCACGGCCAAGGTCAACAAGGCCAACCGTGGTGGCGGCGGCGGTGGTGGCTTCGGTTCCTCCGGCGGTTCAGGCGGCGGACGTCCGCAATCCAACACTGGCGGAGACGATCCGTGGGGTAGTGCGCCGCAGGCGTCCGGCTCCTTCGGAGGCTCTGGTGGTGGGAGCGACGAGCCCCCGTTCTGA
- the rpsF gene encoding 30S ribosomal protein S6, translating to MRHYELMVILDPSLDERTVAPSLDTFLNVVRQDGGKIDKVDVWGKRRLAYEILKHSEGIYAVIDISATPATVAELDRQLGLNESVLRTKVLRHNK from the coding sequence ATGCGTCATTACGAATTGATGGTCATCCTTGACCCCAGCCTGGACGAGCGCACTGTCGCTCCTTCGCTGGATACGTTCCTCAATGTTGTTCGCCAGGACGGCGGCAAAATCGACAAGGTCGATGTCTGGGGTAAGCGTCGTCTCGCCTACGAGATCCTGAAGCACAGCGAAGGCATCTACGCGGTGATCGATATCAGCGCTACTCCCGCCACCGTTGCGGAGCTCGACCGTCAGCTGGGTCTGAACGAGTCGGTGCTGCGTACGAAGGTTCTGCGCCACAACAAGTGA
- a CDS encoding DUF2945 domain-containing protein: MTSDKKFDKGDEVEWKTHGTTTSGKVEEKITEDTEAAGRTVRASEDDPQYRVRSDKSGKDAVHKPDALDRKDD, encoded by the coding sequence ATGACATCGGACAAGAAGTTCGACAAGGGCGACGAGGTCGAGTGGAAAACTCACGGCACCACCACGTCCGGCAAGGTCGAGGAGAAAATCACGGAGGATACCGAAGCCGCCGGACGGACGGTGCGCGCCTCCGAGGACGACCCGCAGTACCGGGTGCGCAGCGACAAGAGCGGGAAGGACGCCGTCCACAAGCCGGATGCACTCGACCGGAAGGACGACTGA
- a CDS encoding DUF3140 domain-containing protein → MADDEETWKEFRDAVNMTPGELAKWLETEESKSVGQKSGGGESTGHASGRRIVEVTRTKKADLEQADYEHMRKVVGYVHRHLAQRPSGDVRDTHWRYSLMNWGHDPLKE, encoded by the coding sequence ATGGCGGACGACGAGGAAACGTGGAAGGAATTCCGCGACGCCGTCAATATGACCCCGGGTGAACTCGCGAAGTGGCTCGAGACGGAGGAGTCGAAATCCGTCGGCCAGAAGTCGGGCGGCGGGGAGTCGACCGGGCACGCCAGCGGCCGGCGGATCGTCGAGGTGACCCGGACGAAGAAGGCCGACCTTGAGCAGGCCGACTACGAGCACATGCGCAAGGTCGTCGGATACGTGCACCGGCACCTCGCGCAGAGACCGTCCGGTGACGTCCGGGACACCCACTGGCGCTACTCGCTGATGAACTGGGGCCACGATCCGCTGAAGGAGTGA
- a CDS encoding glycosyltransferase family 87 protein codes for MHIGARQRTSITAVVVGLCGLSMLAGYLNKARCTGAPFDAAGRSLIFDRIKDTQVCYSDIQFLWVGRDINLHVFPYVSGGINADGMLTGGTVEYPVLSGILMWLGGIGSHTDADFLLHSALILAPFGLLTAWMLGRLGGWWALLWSATPPLTLYAFHNWELPVVATSVAAIFVMSIERFPFRSRAVVAAVLLAVGFCLKLYPGAFVLPLIAYVLTQNRTADRRYDVRGAVTVAAAAICTVVAVNLPFALISYSGWRASFTFQENRQADMTTNSIWYWGLRPHFGTIGLDTPVPAYDQTVGLLSPLLVCAAFALALRLGWLRFLRNGTFPWIAVSAAMLCGFLLLHKVHSPQYTLWLIPFFVLLRVPWGLVAAYLVADLAMGIGVFKYFGALAAGEDPHTFEWLVQFGVWGRAGLLVVLFFVFLRAPLRRPSPTTHPDADAELTLAKSPEPAR; via the coding sequence ATGCACATCGGAGCTCGGCAGCGAACGTCGATCACGGCTGTCGTCGTCGGGTTGTGCGGCCTGTCCATGCTCGCCGGATACCTGAACAAAGCCCGGTGCACGGGGGCGCCGTTCGACGCCGCGGGCCGTAGCCTGATCTTCGACCGCATCAAGGACACCCAGGTCTGCTACTCCGACATCCAGTTCCTGTGGGTCGGGCGCGACATCAACCTGCACGTCTTCCCGTATGTCAGCGGGGGGATCAATGCCGACGGCATGTTGACCGGCGGCACCGTGGAGTATCCGGTTCTCAGCGGGATCCTCATGTGGCTGGGCGGAATCGGTTCGCACACCGACGCCGATTTCCTTCTGCATTCGGCCCTGATCCTGGCACCGTTCGGTCTGCTCACCGCCTGGATGCTGGGTCGTCTCGGTGGTTGGTGGGCACTGCTGTGGTCGGCCACCCCGCCGCTCACGCTCTACGCATTCCACAACTGGGAACTTCCCGTTGTGGCCACGTCGGTGGCCGCCATCTTCGTGATGAGCATCGAGCGTTTCCCCTTCCGCTCCCGCGCGGTCGTCGCCGCGGTCCTCCTTGCCGTCGGGTTCTGCCTGAAGCTGTACCCTGGCGCGTTCGTCCTTCCCCTCATTGCGTATGTCCTCACCCAGAACCGCACGGCGGACCGCCGGTACGACGTCCGGGGTGCCGTCACGGTCGCGGCCGCGGCGATCTGCACGGTGGTCGCCGTCAATCTGCCGTTCGCGCTCATCTCCTACAGCGGCTGGCGGGCGTCGTTCACCTTCCAGGAGAACCGTCAGGCCGACATGACCACCAACTCCATCTGGTATTGGGGTCTGCGGCCACACTTCGGCACGATCGGCCTCGACACCCCGGTGCCTGCCTACGACCAGACCGTCGGCCTCCTGTCGCCGCTTCTCGTCTGCGCTGCCTTCGCGCTCGCCCTGCGTCTGGGCTGGCTGCGGTTCCTGCGGAACGGCACCTTCCCGTGGATCGCGGTCAGCGCCGCCATGCTGTGTGGATTCCTGTTGCTGCACAAGGTGCATTCCCCGCAGTACACACTGTGGCTCATCCCGTTCTTCGTGCTGCTGAGGGTGCCGTGGGGACTGGTGGCGGCCTATCTGGTGGCCGACCTGGCGATGGGTATCGGCGTCTTCAAGTACTTCGGTGCGCTCGCCGCGGGCGAGGACCCGCACACCTTCGAGTGGCTGGTGCAATTCGGAGTGTGGGGACGGGCCGGGCTACTGGTGGTGCTGTTCTTCGTGTTCCTCCGGGCACCCCTCCGACGGCCATCGCCGACCACTCACCCGGATGCCGACGCCGAACTCACCCTCGCCAAGTCGCCGGAGCCCGCCAGATGA
- a CDS encoding GNAT family N-acetyltransferase: MSESWFARPTLTGTHVRLEPLCDDHIDALLAAVDDPRIFHWTSVDITDRKDAATFVRTANEDPTRLAYAQIDLATDILVGSTSYYLIDPRNRCLAIGHTWLSRSAQGTLINADSKLLLLRRAFEDLGAVRVEWHTDERNAHSRGAIAKLGAEFEGILRKHRRRRDGSWRNTALFSMTDDDWPRVCPRLQARVEG; this comes from the coding sequence ATGAGCGAGTCCTGGTTTGCCCGGCCAACCCTGACCGGAACCCACGTCCGTCTCGAGCCGCTGTGCGACGACCACATCGACGCGCTGCTCGCGGCCGTCGACGACCCGCGAATCTTCCACTGGACCTCGGTGGACATCACCGACCGCAAAGATGCAGCGACATTCGTCCGAACCGCGAACGAAGACCCGACGCGACTCGCCTACGCACAGATCGACCTGGCCACCGACATCCTCGTCGGGTCCACCTCCTACTACCTGATCGATCCGCGGAACCGTTGTCTCGCGATCGGGCATACCTGGCTGTCGCGATCCGCGCAGGGAACGCTGATCAACGCGGATTCGAAGCTGCTCTTGCTTCGCCGCGCCTTCGAGGACCTCGGCGCGGTGCGCGTGGAATGGCACACCGACGAGCGCAACGCCCACTCCCGCGGTGCCATCGCGAAGTTGGGCGCCGAGTTCGAAGGCATACTGCGTAAACACCGACGACGGCGTGACGGTTCCTGGCGCAACACGGCACTGTTCTCCATGACCGACGACGACTGGCCACGCGTGTGCCCCCGACTCCAGGCGAGAGTCGAGGGCTGA
- a CDS encoding alpha/beta hydrolase, which yields MALDANAAELIAGLRAQGMKPFAEMSVEEARAVVSTFTGLQAPPEPVDRVEDAHYDSAGTSLPLRVYVPTGPSPQPVVLYFHGGGFVAGDLDVIDEPARAVANGTGAIVVAATYRRAPEHRFPAAADDASAALRWVSDNVEGYGGDPGNIIVMGDSAGGNLAAVTALRARDEDGPRVRGQVLVYPVIDPHATLPSREEFAEGYVISAGDLDWFWSHYLSSPDDAGNPYAVPSRAASLSGLPPALVLTTENEVARDEAEEYGGLLRNAGVDTEVIRFDGLVHGAFWMSGAVPRSSEMRSAVIDFVKKISSAAPVV from the coding sequence ATGGCACTCGACGCCAACGCAGCAGAATTGATCGCCGGACTACGAGCACAAGGCATGAAGCCATTTGCGGAGATGTCCGTGGAGGAGGCCCGCGCAGTCGTGTCGACATTCACGGGACTGCAGGCGCCACCCGAACCGGTCGACCGCGTCGAAGACGCGCACTACGACAGCGCCGGAACATCACTGCCGCTGCGGGTTTACGTCCCCACCGGGCCGTCGCCACAGCCCGTCGTTCTCTACTTCCACGGCGGTGGGTTCGTCGCCGGTGACCTCGACGTCATCGACGAACCGGCGCGCGCCGTCGCGAACGGCACCGGCGCGATCGTGGTGGCCGCCACCTACCGCCGCGCACCGGAGCATCGCTTCCCCGCCGCTGCCGACGACGCATCTGCGGCACTGCGCTGGGTGTCCGACAATGTGGAAGGCTACGGCGGTGACCCCGGCAACATCATCGTGATGGGTGACAGCGCGGGCGGGAACCTGGCCGCAGTCACCGCGCTGCGTGCCCGTGACGAAGACGGCCCCCGTGTGCGAGGCCAGGTTCTGGTCTACCCCGTGATCGATCCGCACGCGACACTGCCCTCACGTGAGGAGTTTGCCGAGGGCTACGTCATTTCCGCCGGTGACCTCGACTGGTTCTGGAGTCACTACCTGTCGTCGCCCGACGACGCCGGCAATCCGTACGCCGTGCCCAGTCGTGCCGCCAGTCTGTCTGGGCTGCCGCCGGCGCTCGTGCTCACCACTGAGAACGAGGTGGCCCGTGACGAGGCCGAAGAATACGGCGGTCTCCTGCGGAACGCGGGCGTCGACACCGAGGTCATCCGGTTCGACGGACTTGTCCACGGGGCCTTCTGGATGTCCGGTGCTGTTCCGCGTAGTAGCGAAATGCGGTCGGCAGTAATCGACTTCGTCAAGAAGATCTCGTCCGCCGCACCCGTGGTGTGA
- a CDS encoding flavin-containing monooxygenase yields the protein MSQPISSPDVDVVVVGAGFAGLYALHKLRDMMQLSTRVFEAGSDVGGTWFWNRYPGARCDIESIHYSYSFDEDLQQEWQWSEKFAGQPEILRYLEHVADRFDLRKDITFGTRVVGVHWDDENSLWTVHTDTGEIVRSRYFISGAGNLSVPKTPEFGGIDSFRGEVLMTGNWPHEGADFTGKRVAVIGTGASGIQAIPFIAQEAAELTVFQRTPNFATPLGNGPSDSDEVAEIKRNYGKVRNAARNHFLGVPFDQVQPSALAVDAEERRRTFDARWNAGGFRLFIDSYQDILFDKKANDTIADYIRDRIRERVQDPEKAAKLAPTGYSYGTKRPPLETNYYEAFNRDTVNIVDVKTTPIDEITATGVRVGDRVYEVDTIVLATGFDAMTGPLMAMDIRGRGGLPLAQKWDHGPTTYLGIMVHEFPNLFLITGPQSPSVLYNMPLAIEDHVDFATDAIDYLNQRGLDVIEPSKDAENSWGALTNDIANQTLLPETNSWYMGANIPGKPRACMVYLGGAPAYRATCAEVVADGYAGFILTRTDSPLTVS from the coding sequence ATGTCACAGCCCATTTCTTCTCCCGATGTCGACGTCGTTGTCGTGGGTGCCGGGTTCGCCGGCCTCTACGCGCTCCACAAGCTACGCGACATGATGCAGCTGTCGACCCGCGTCTTCGAGGCCGGCTCCGACGTCGGCGGTACCTGGTTCTGGAATCGGTACCCGGGTGCGCGCTGCGACATCGAGAGCATCCACTACTCCTACTCATTCGACGAGGACCTCCAGCAGGAGTGGCAGTGGAGTGAGAAATTCGCGGGCCAGCCGGAGATTCTCCGCTACCTCGAGCATGTCGCGGACCGCTTCGATCTACGCAAGGACATCACCTTCGGCACGCGGGTGGTCGGCGTCCACTGGGACGACGAGAACTCGCTGTGGACCGTGCACACCGACACCGGCGAGATAGTGCGGAGCCGCTACTTCATTTCCGGGGCCGGCAACCTGTCCGTGCCGAAGACACCGGAGTTCGGCGGCATCGACAGCTTCCGCGGGGAGGTGCTGATGACCGGTAACTGGCCGCACGAGGGCGCCGACTTCACCGGCAAGCGGGTCGCGGTGATCGGTACCGGAGCCAGTGGCATCCAGGCGATCCCGTTCATTGCCCAGGAGGCAGCCGAACTGACGGTCTTCCAGCGCACACCCAACTTCGCGACACCTCTCGGCAACGGCCCGAGCGACTCGGACGAAGTCGCCGAGATCAAACGCAATTACGGCAAGGTGCGGAACGCGGCCCGCAACCACTTCCTCGGCGTGCCCTTCGATCAGGTCCAGCCGTCGGCGCTCGCCGTCGACGCGGAAGAACGGCGCCGCACATTCGACGCGCGCTGGAACGCCGGCGGTTTCCGGCTGTTCATCGACTCCTATCAAGACATCCTGTTCGACAAGAAGGCCAACGACACGATCGCCGATTACATTCGCGACCGGATCCGCGAGCGCGTCCAGGACCCCGAGAAGGCCGCCAAGCTGGCACCGACCGGATACTCGTACGGCACCAAACGCCCTCCCCTGGAGACCAACTACTACGAGGCGTTCAACCGCGACACCGTGAACATCGTCGACGTGAAGACCACGCCGATCGACGAGATCACCGCTACCGGTGTGCGGGTCGGTGACCGCGTCTACGAGGTGGACACGATCGTTCTGGCGACCGGATTCGACGCGATGACCGGCCCCCTCATGGCCATGGACATCCGCGGTCGGGGTGGCCTGCCGTTGGCCCAGAAGTGGGACCACGGCCCCACGACCTATCTCGGCATCATGGTTCACGAGTTCCCGAACCTGTTCCTCATCACCGGCCCGCAGTCGCCGTCGGTGCTCTACAACATGCCGCTCGCCATCGAGGACCACGTCGACTTCGCTACCGATGCGATCGACTACCTGAACCAGCGTGGGCTCGATGTCATCGAGCCCAGCAAAGATGCCGAAAATTCCTGGGGCGCATTGACCAATGACATCGCCAATCAGACCCTGCTTCCGGAGACGAACTCGTGGTACATGGGTGCGAATATTCCCGGTAAGCCGAGGGCGTGCATGGTCTACCTCGGCGGGGCTCCTGCTTATCGCGCCACCTGCGCGGAGGTCGTCGCCGACGGCTATGCGGGTTTCATTCTCACCCGCACCGATTCACCGCTCACCGTGTCCTGA
- a CDS encoding ATP-binding protein has translation MTSFIGRRREIEEARARLQQSRLVSLLGVGGVGKTRLAEELAVRSARAFRDSVRWIDLASVRQPEAVPSAAAVALGVTDQSSRAVMDKVIDHVQSRHMLIVLDNCEHLLSAAAELVSTVLAAAPEVRIVTTSREPLSIAGEYVYMLPPLSTPGEIEDCQAADIAHFESVSLLVERAQSVVADFQLTDTNARAVAQLCNRLDGIPLAIELAAARLRSLSPSQLVERLDKRFALLTGGDRGAMPRQQTLRALIDWSFELCSDTERLLWARLSVFSGSFDLDAAEAICGFGDLSDTPVIDVLDRLIGKCLVTVDRTTEQLRYSQLMTVREYGHELLEKSGDSEELFHRHLEHYSTRADRSSIDWCGPGQSEILAGLRIDHPNFVAALDWSLRDASQRAAAARLAVALRYHWIAGGYLSDGRIRLERILQHLAAPTRERGDVLWVTAWTALIQGDHDAALAHLDECTHLATALGDDRLRAHADHWRGIHAVFSGKPADAIRLFHDAITVHRSLGDLASVLTASFELGMAQTYDGQLDSALRTCGEVIAVADAHGEKWNKAYALWVSSVAYFHLGRHDDAVEAAEQALRIQHDFKDKICTALSIELLSWVAASSGDAGGAATLSGAAKGVWRRLGTSVVAFGPHITEDSLTSERRAARTIGADEFARLAAPAVGLTIDQAVDLALGTRPDAAPTPPAEASPLTRREQQIAELLAEGLSNRQIADALVISRRTVDGHVEHILDKLAVSSRTQVAAWVAARAHPRIGQAGG, from the coding sequence ATGACCAGCTTCATCGGTCGACGACGCGAGATCGAGGAAGCCCGCGCACGCCTACAGCAATCTCGGCTCGTATCGCTCCTGGGTGTCGGCGGCGTCGGTAAGACACGGTTGGCCGAGGAGCTTGCCGTGCGCTCCGCCCGCGCCTTCCGCGACTCCGTCCGGTGGATCGATCTCGCTTCCGTGCGGCAGCCCGAGGCCGTGCCGTCCGCCGCGGCCGTCGCCCTCGGAGTGACCGACCAGTCGAGCCGAGCAGTCATGGACAAGGTGATCGATCACGTGCAGTCGCGGCACATGCTGATCGTTCTCGACAACTGCGAACACCTGCTGTCCGCTGCAGCCGAATTGGTGAGCACAGTCCTCGCGGCGGCGCCGGAGGTACGAATCGTCACGACGAGTCGCGAACCACTCTCCATCGCCGGTGAGTACGTCTATATGCTTCCGCCCCTGAGCACCCCAGGGGAGATCGAAGACTGCCAGGCCGCCGACATCGCGCACTTCGAGTCGGTGTCGCTGCTCGTGGAACGGGCGCAAAGCGTGGTCGCCGACTTCCAACTCACCGACACCAATGCCCGTGCCGTTGCCCAGCTGTGCAACCGGCTCGACGGCATCCCGCTCGCGATCGAACTCGCCGCGGCGCGGTTGCGATCGCTGTCGCCGTCCCAGCTCGTCGAACGCCTCGACAAAAGGTTCGCACTCCTCACCGGCGGCGACCGGGGGGCGATGCCCCGGCAGCAAACGCTGCGCGCCCTCATCGACTGGAGTTTCGAACTCTGTTCGGACACCGAGCGGTTGCTGTGGGCGCGGCTCTCCGTCTTCTCGGGTAGCTTCGATCTCGATGCCGCGGAGGCAATCTGCGGATTCGGAGATCTGTCGGACACCCCGGTCATCGACGTCCTCGACCGGCTGATCGGCAAATGCCTTGTCACCGTCGACCGTACGACCGAACAGCTGCGCTACTCCCAGTTGATGACCGTGCGCGAATACGGTCATGAACTTCTCGAAAAGAGTGGCGACAGCGAGGAATTATTTCACCGCCATCTCGAGCACTACTCGACGCGAGCCGACCGCTCGTCGATCGACTGGTGCGGGCCAGGACAATCCGAGATTCTCGCCGGACTCCGCATCGATCACCCCAATTTCGTCGCGGCACTCGACTGGTCGCTTCGTGACGCTTCGCAGCGGGCCGCCGCGGCGCGGCTGGCCGTCGCGCTGCGCTACCACTGGATCGCGGGCGGCTACCTGTCGGACGGCCGGATCCGACTCGAACGGATCCTCCAGCATCTCGCCGCGCCCACCCGCGAGCGGGGGGATGTGCTCTGGGTGACCGCCTGGACCGCCCTCATCCAGGGTGATCATGACGCTGCCCTCGCACACCTCGACGAGTGCACCCACCTCGCGACCGCACTCGGCGACGATCGGCTGCGGGCACACGCCGACCACTGGCGCGGCATTCATGCCGTGTTCTCCGGCAAACCCGCAGATGCCATCCGCTTGTTCCATGACGCCATCACCGTTCACCGCTCGTTGGGCGATCTCGCGTCCGTGCTGACCGCATCGTTCGAACTGGGCATGGCTCAAACCTACGACGGTCAGCTCGACAGTGCCCTCCGGACGTGCGGTGAGGTGATCGCGGTGGCGGACGCACACGGTGAGAAGTGGAACAAGGCCTACGCCCTGTGGGTATCGAGCGTCGCATACTTCCACCTCGGCCGCCACGATGACGCCGTCGAGGCGGCTGAGCAGGCATTGCGCATTCAGCATGACTTCAAGGACAAGATCTGCACGGCCCTGTCCATCGAGCTGCTGTCGTGGGTGGCGGCATCCAGCGGGGATGCCGGCGGGGCAGCCACACTCAGCGGTGCAGCAAAGGGGGTATGGCGCCGGCTCGGCACGTCCGTCGTGGCGTTCGGTCCGCACATCACCGAGGACTCACTGACGTCGGAGCGCAGGGCCGCTCGCACAATCGGAGCGGACGAGTTCGCCCGGCTCGCGGCACCCGCGGTCGGGCTGACCATCGATCAGGCCGTCGACCTTGCCCTCGGGACTCGGCCGGACGCGGCGCCGACGCCACCCGCGGAAGCCTCACCGCTGACCCGTCGTGAGCAGCAGATCGCCGAACTCCTCGCCGAGGGACTCAGCAATCGTCAGATAGCCGACGCACTGGTGATCTCACGGCGTACCGTCGACGGCCACGTCGAACACATCCTCGACAAGCTTGCCGTCAGCTCGCGCACCCAGGTCGCAGCCTGGGTCGCGGCCCGTGCACACCCGCGCATCGGGCAGGCCGGCGGATAG
- a CDS encoding CD225/dispanin family protein, which translates to MTAQHQDTSADFDGPLAPPPASSLPLAILAVVAFVPFGIVALLRALSVHRLWEQGEYDRSVRAAADARQWSIRAMSLGVSIAVFLVGAAYVLANR; encoded by the coding sequence ATGACGGCGCAGCATCAGGACACCTCGGCAGACTTCGACGGCCCGCTGGCGCCGCCGCCCGCAAGCAGTCTGCCACTTGCAATCCTGGCGGTGGTCGCCTTCGTTCCGTTCGGCATCGTCGCTCTTCTCCGCGCGCTCTCCGTCCACCGACTGTGGGAGCAGGGGGAGTACGACCGTTCGGTGCGGGCCGCCGCCGACGCCCGCCAGTGGTCGATCAGAGCCATGTCGCTCGGCGTCTCTATCGCCGTGTTCCTCGTCGGCGCCGCGTACGTGCTCGCGAACCGCTAG